In Onychostoma macrolepis isolate SWU-2019 chromosome 04, ASM1243209v1, whole genome shotgun sequence, one DNA window encodes the following:
- the LOC131538590 gene encoding uncharacterized protein LOC131538590 isoform X2, whose translation MVYYCVCGGCKNSSKTGHRVHCFPKDKGIFRSWVQFVKIRRADFSASSVTAYSRICSAHFKEEDYNSGDAKMVALSLKSKRMAKLIPTDVPSVNANLSACPVPRSRDTVCRKRYIATMMTDTSQQETVDSVDTVESVDTGDQPLPSSTSDAVTQCYLKPPRWSRAVQVNLKPKMVSVGTQTSFSPQTSTPLASPEQTDDEDDDNNASVVSDLSWVPEEPMHEEDLFDEEPPYTCDPHHNGIDKFIVCQEELMGLFAICPACCERSDSSIVQQEGTFVKIKQVCASCGYHRFWQNQPMLHRNMPTCNLLLSGAIHFTGCLATQTLRMLALFGLQCISASSFFRHQRRYTIPVIVQAWQNDQAKNFSDLRAMDGGLVLAGDCRSDSPGHCAKYGSYSLIEDRVNKVVDVQLVQSSEVPNSSWCELEGLKRSVDLLRGKDLHLATLITDRHRQVAKWVREELSPEGTRHYFDVWHIAKSLGKALDAASKECDQLQLWRPAIVNHLYWTAASTPDGNPAVMEAKWRSLVNHIQDIHDHDTPAFSSCAHGPLDGDQRNKEWLDPGSLAAVKLENIIMRTALLKDVRQLSPQHQTFSLEAYHSLILHFAPKHTGFSYLGMYSRLLLAALHYNHNANRETARRSDGTEKYCVRYPRFRKGAHVVLPIKEAASYGYATSLMKALRESYTHSPAALRETSPMI comes from the exons ATGGTTTATTACTGTGTTTGTGGCGGGTGCAAGAACTCCAGCAAAACTGGACATAGGGTCCATTGTTTCCCCAAGGACAAAGGGATCTTCCGAAGCTGGGTGCAATTTGTCAAGATTAGGCGGGCAGATTTTTCAGCTAGCTCTGTCACCGCCTACTCGAGAATATGCAGCGCGCATTTCAAGGAGGAGGATTACAACTCGGGGGATGCCAAGATGGTCGCactttctttaaaaagtaaGAGGATGGCTAAGTTAATTCCTACCGACGTGCCGTCTGTGAATGCAAACCTCTCTGCTTGTCCTGTCCCGAGGTCGAGAGACACCGTCTGCCGCAAGCGATATATTGCCACG ATGATGACAGATACCTCACAGCAGGAGACCGTGGACAGTGTAGACACTGTGGAGAGTGTCGATACTGGGGATCAGCCCTTGCCCTCCTCCACTTCTGACGCTGTGACACAGTGTTATTTGAAGCCCCCCCGATGGTCTCGCG CTGTGCAGGTTAACCTGAAGCCCAAGATGGTCAGCGTGGGCACACAGACGTCTTTTAGCCCACAAACCTCCACTCCCCTCGCTAGTCCTGAACAGacagatgatgaagatgatgataataatgccTCTGTCGTTAGTGACTTATCGTGGGTGCCCGAAGAGCCGATGCATGAAGAGGACTTGTTTGATGAGGAGCCACCTTACACGTGTGACCCCCACCACAA tgGCATTGACAAATTCATTGTTTGCCAAGAGGAGCTGATGGGCCTTTTTGCCATCTGTCCGGCCTGTTGTGAGAGGTCAGATAGTAGCATCGTGCAGCAGGAAGGAACTTTTGTTAAGATCAAGCAG GTCTGTGCATCATGTGGCTACCACCGTTTCTGGCAAAACCAACCAATGCTCCACAGGAACATGCCGACCTGCAACCTCCTGTTAAGTGGGGCCATTCATTTCACTGGATGTTTGGCCACCCAAACATTAAGAATGTTGGCTCTGTTTGGCCTGCAGTGCATCAGTGCGAGCAGTTTCTTTCGCCATCAGCGCCGCTACACCATCCCTGTAATCGTTCAGGCCTGGCAAAACGATCAAGCTAAGAATTTTAGTGACCTACGGGCAATGGATGGCGGGCTAGTTCTTGCTGGTGACTGCAG GTCAGATTCTCCTGGGCACTGCGCGAAGTATGGATCCTACTCTCTGATAGAGGACAGAGTGAACAAGGTGGTGGATGTTCAGCTTGTTCAG AGCTCAGAGGTCCCCAACAGCTCATGGTGTGAGCTTGAAGGGCTCAAGCGCAGTGTTGACCTGCTGAGGGGAAAGGACCTGCATTTGGCAACGCTGATCACGGACCGTCATCGCCag GTTGCCAAATGGGTGAGAGAGGAGCTGAGCCCTGAAGGGACACGGCATTATTTTGATGTGTGGCACATTGCCAAAA GTCTGGGGAAGGCATTGGATGCAGCTTCAAAAGAGTGTGACCAACTGCAGTTGTGGAGGCCTGCTATAGTGAATCACCTCTATTGGACTGCAGCCTCAACCCCAGATGGCAACCCAGCGGTCATGGAGGCCAAATGGAGAAGTTTAGTCAACCACATCCAGGACATTCATGACCATGACACGCCTGCCTTCTCCAGTTGTGCCCATGGCCCTCTAGATGGGGATCAGCGCAACAAAGAGTGGTTGGACCCAG GCTCATTGGCAGCAGTAAAGTTGGAGAACATAATCATGAGGACTGCCTTACTGAAAGATGTTCGACAGCTGTCTCCACAGCACCAGACCTTCTCCCTTGAGGCTTACCACTCCCTCATCTTGCACTTCGCGCCCAAGCACACAGGGTTTTCATACCTTGGGATGTATAGCAG GCTTCTCTTAGCGGCGCTGCATTATAATCACAATGCCAACCGCGAGACAGCACGGAGAAGTGATGGGACGGAGAAGTACTGCGTGCGGTATCCGCGCTTCAGAAAAGGTGCCCATGTGGTGCTTCCCATCAAAGAGGCAGCCTCATACG GTTATGCAACATCTTTAATGAAGGCCCTTCGGGAAAGCTACACCCATTCACCTGCAGCTCTTCGAGAG acAAGTCCAATGATTTAG
- the LOC131538590 gene encoding uncharacterized protein LOC131538590 isoform X1: MVYYCVCGGCKNSSKTGHRVHCFPKDKGIFRSWVQFVKIRRADFSASSVTAYSRICSAHFKEEDYNSGDAKMVALSLKSKRMAKLIPTDVPSVNANLSACPVPRSRDTVCRKRYIATMMTDTSQQETVDSVDTVESVDTGDQPLPSSTSDAVTQCYLKPPRWSRAVQVNLKPKMVSVGTQTSFSPQTSTPLASPEQTDDEDDDNNASVVSDLSWVPEEPMHEEDLFDEEPPYTCDPHHNGIDKFIVCQEELMGLFAICPACCERSDSSIVQQEGTFVKIKQVCASCGYHRFWQNQPMLHRNMPTCNLLLSGAIHFTGCLATQTLRMLALFGLQCISASSFFRHQRRYTIPVIVQAWQNDQAKNFSDLRAMDGGLVLAGDCRSDSPGHCAKYGSYSLIEDRVNKVVDVQLVQSSEVPNSSWCELEGLKRSVDLLRGKDLHLATLITDRHRQVAKWVREELSPEGTRHYFDVWHIAKSLGKALDAASKECDQLQLWRPAIVNHLYWTAASTPDGNPAVMEAKWRSLVNHIQDIHDHDTPAFSSCAHGPLDGDQRNKEWLDPGSLAAVKLENIIMRTALLKDVRQLSPQHQTFSLEAYHSLILHFAPKHTGFSYLGMYSRLLLAALHYNHNANRETARRSDGTEKYCVRYPRFRKGAHVVLPIKEAASYGYATSLMKALRESYTHSPAALREVSANLSSDAPAPIAKSFEQVPKEAVSLYLARQSRYKKKLISYYFFSTDKSNDLVVSIYFSC, translated from the exons ATGGTTTATTACTGTGTTTGTGGCGGGTGCAAGAACTCCAGCAAAACTGGACATAGGGTCCATTGTTTCCCCAAGGACAAAGGGATCTTCCGAAGCTGGGTGCAATTTGTCAAGATTAGGCGGGCAGATTTTTCAGCTAGCTCTGTCACCGCCTACTCGAGAATATGCAGCGCGCATTTCAAGGAGGAGGATTACAACTCGGGGGATGCCAAGATGGTCGCactttctttaaaaagtaaGAGGATGGCTAAGTTAATTCCTACCGACGTGCCGTCTGTGAATGCAAACCTCTCTGCTTGTCCTGTCCCGAGGTCGAGAGACACCGTCTGCCGCAAGCGATATATTGCCACG ATGATGACAGATACCTCACAGCAGGAGACCGTGGACAGTGTAGACACTGTGGAGAGTGTCGATACTGGGGATCAGCCCTTGCCCTCCTCCACTTCTGACGCTGTGACACAGTGTTATTTGAAGCCCCCCCGATGGTCTCGCG CTGTGCAGGTTAACCTGAAGCCCAAGATGGTCAGCGTGGGCACACAGACGTCTTTTAGCCCACAAACCTCCACTCCCCTCGCTAGTCCTGAACAGacagatgatgaagatgatgataataatgccTCTGTCGTTAGTGACTTATCGTGGGTGCCCGAAGAGCCGATGCATGAAGAGGACTTGTTTGATGAGGAGCCACCTTACACGTGTGACCCCCACCACAA tgGCATTGACAAATTCATTGTTTGCCAAGAGGAGCTGATGGGCCTTTTTGCCATCTGTCCGGCCTGTTGTGAGAGGTCAGATAGTAGCATCGTGCAGCAGGAAGGAACTTTTGTTAAGATCAAGCAG GTCTGTGCATCATGTGGCTACCACCGTTTCTGGCAAAACCAACCAATGCTCCACAGGAACATGCCGACCTGCAACCTCCTGTTAAGTGGGGCCATTCATTTCACTGGATGTTTGGCCACCCAAACATTAAGAATGTTGGCTCTGTTTGGCCTGCAGTGCATCAGTGCGAGCAGTTTCTTTCGCCATCAGCGCCGCTACACCATCCCTGTAATCGTTCAGGCCTGGCAAAACGATCAAGCTAAGAATTTTAGTGACCTACGGGCAATGGATGGCGGGCTAGTTCTTGCTGGTGACTGCAG GTCAGATTCTCCTGGGCACTGCGCGAAGTATGGATCCTACTCTCTGATAGAGGACAGAGTGAACAAGGTGGTGGATGTTCAGCTTGTTCAG AGCTCAGAGGTCCCCAACAGCTCATGGTGTGAGCTTGAAGGGCTCAAGCGCAGTGTTGACCTGCTGAGGGGAAAGGACCTGCATTTGGCAACGCTGATCACGGACCGTCATCGCCag GTTGCCAAATGGGTGAGAGAGGAGCTGAGCCCTGAAGGGACACGGCATTATTTTGATGTGTGGCACATTGCCAAAA GTCTGGGGAAGGCATTGGATGCAGCTTCAAAAGAGTGTGACCAACTGCAGTTGTGGAGGCCTGCTATAGTGAATCACCTCTATTGGACTGCAGCCTCAACCCCAGATGGCAACCCAGCGGTCATGGAGGCCAAATGGAGAAGTTTAGTCAACCACATCCAGGACATTCATGACCATGACACGCCTGCCTTCTCCAGTTGTGCCCATGGCCCTCTAGATGGGGATCAGCGCAACAAAGAGTGGTTGGACCCAG GCTCATTGGCAGCAGTAAAGTTGGAGAACATAATCATGAGGACTGCCTTACTGAAAGATGTTCGACAGCTGTCTCCACAGCACCAGACCTTCTCCCTTGAGGCTTACCACTCCCTCATCTTGCACTTCGCGCCCAAGCACACAGGGTTTTCATACCTTGGGATGTATAGCAG GCTTCTCTTAGCGGCGCTGCATTATAATCACAATGCCAACCGCGAGACAGCACGGAGAAGTGATGGGACGGAGAAGTACTGCGTGCGGTATCCGCGCTTCAGAAAAGGTGCCCATGTGGTGCTTCCCATCAAAGAGGCAGCCTCATACG GTTATGCAACATCTTTAATGAAGGCCCTTCGGGAAAGCTACACCCATTCACCTGCAGCTCTTCGAGAGGTTAGCGCCAATTTGTCCTCCGATGCACCCGCCCCCATCGCCAAATCCTTCGAACAGGTTCCTAAGGAGGCCGTCAGCCTCTACCTAGCCCGGCAGTCAcgctacaaaaaaaaactaatttcatattattttttttccacagacAAGTCCAATGATTTAGTTgtaagtatttattttagttgttaG
- the LOC131538600 gene encoding gastrula zinc finger protein XlCGF8.2DB-like: protein MAFIKEESEDMKIEEAFRVKQEDTEEQTDPMALKKESHELNEEQEKNHCEMHHDFMTGEKPRQTEKISSRKRAQKTKPNRSNQTQKQNLEIHKRVHTKEKMFVCDQCGKSFSDKKCLKMHGIIHSAEKPFMCHQCGKTFKLNKYLTDHMRVHTKERPFTCKQCGKSFSQEVHLNTHLKVHTGEKPFTCDQCGKSFIRKGDLKSHMSLHTGVRPYNCKVCGKSFSCKGNLNTHMRTHTGEKPFACDQCGKSFRFKSTLSYHMNIHSRENRFICHQCGMSFTDSNHLKIHVTTHTGEKPNMCHYCGKSFTKQYHLKNHIRVHTGEKPFTCSQCGKSFAIKENLQAHMRVHSGEKPFTCHQCGKSFGFKGNFKSHMRRHV from the exons ATGGCGTTTATTAAAGAAGAGAGCGAAGACATGAAGATTGAAGAAGCTTTCAGAGTCAAACaagaagatactgaggaacaaacag ACCCGATGGCACTGAAAAAGGAAAGTCATGAACTCAATGAAGAGCAAGAGAAAAATCATTGTGAGATGCATCATGATTTCATGACGGGTGAAAAACCCAGACAGACTGAAAAGATTTCCTCACGAAAAAGAGCTCAGAAGACCAAACCTAACCGTTCTaatcaaacacaaaaacaaaaccttgaAATCCACAAGAGAGTTCACACTAAAGAGAAGATGTTtgtatgtgatcagtgtggaaagagtttctcaGACAagaaatgccttaaaatgcATGGAATAATTCACTCCGCAGAGAAACCTTTCATGTGCCACCAGTGTGGAAAGACtttcaaattaaacaaataccTTACGgatcacatgagagttcacacaaAAGAGAGGCCTTTCACCTGcaaacagtgtggaaagagcttctCGCAAGAAGTACATCTGAACACTCACTTGaaagttcacactggagagaagccgttcacatgtgatcagtgtggaaagagtttcataCGTAAAGGAGACCTTAAAAGCCACATGAGTCTTCACACTGGAGTGAGACCTTACAACTGCAAAgtgtgtgggaagagtttctcaTGTAAAGGAAATCTTAACACTCACATGAGaactcacactggagagaagcccttcgcatgtgatcagtgtggaaagagtttcagattTAAATCGACTCTTAGTTACCACATGAATATTCACTCAAGGGAAAACCGTTTTATATGTCATCAGTGTGGAATGAGTTTTACAGACAGTAATCATCTTAAGATTCATGTAACgactcacactggagagaaacctaaCATGTGCCATTACtgtggaaagagcttcacaAAGCAGTATCACCTTAAGAATCACAttagagttcacactggagagaaacctttcacCTGCTCTCAGTGCGGAAAGAGCTTCGCCATTAAAGAAAACCTTCAGgctcacatgagagttcactctggagagaagccattcacctgccatcagtgtggaaagagtttcggATTTAAAGGGAACTTTAAGAGTCATATGAGGCGTCatgtgtaa